In the genome of Bacillus thuringiensis, the window TAAAGGTACATCGTGTAATAAATATGCTGCAATCGCAATAATTTGTGTCCATGTCTTAATTTTCCCTAGCTGATTTGCCGCAACTACTTCCCCTGTTCCAGCAAGTACAAGACGTAAACCTGTTACAGCAAACTCACGACTGATAATTACAATAACAATCCAAGCCGGTACATATTGCATCTCTACCAATGTAATAAGTGCTGCCGAAACAAGTAATTTATCAGCTAATGGGTCAAGAAACTTCCCTAAATTCGTTACAAGATTATACTTTCTTGCGTAATGTCCATCAATCCAATCTGTAGCTGAAGCAATGATAAAGATAAGTGCCCCTACTAAATGTTGAATTGGCAAATCAACATCACCAATTTTGTATGAACCCCAATCAAAGGGCGCTAACATAATTACCATAAAAATTGGAATTAAGAAGATTCTAGATATTGTAATTTTATTTGGTAAATTCACAGCTATTCCTCCATCATATCAAAAACATTTGTTCATTGAAAAAAGTCATCGAAGCGATGACTGTTATTGTGCAGGTTGCTCTATCCCTTGGTTTTTTATCACCAATCTTTGGTGAAGTTCTTTTTCTGGGTCTAATGGGAAAGCAACCACTTGGCCATTCAGTTTAACTTCAACATTCGTTGCATTTCCAATATTAAGTCGTACTTCTTTTAATGTTGATACATCACGTTTTTCTGTTTGACCACCTTGTACTGTAGTGTTTAAAATTTCGTTACCCGCATCATCTTTAACATCTACATAGCTTGTACCCTTCGCTATGATTTCCAATTCTAACGTTTTATTATTATGAATTTCCAAAGTAGATACCTTACCAGTTGTTCCAACTACTTTCACTTCTTGCTGTCCCGTTGGTGGTGCTGGTTGCTCTTCTTTCTTTGGTTCTTCTTTCTTTGGTTCCTCTTTTTTTGGCTCTTCCGCTTTCGCTTCATCTTTCTTCGTATCTAACGGAGAATCTTTCGCTTTTTGAACTTCAATTTTCTCACTTTGAGCACTCGGAACTTTTTCATCATCTTTTCCAGTTAACGCTTGAAACACAAACCAGATTACCACTCCAACTGCAATTACTAACAGCGCAACTAAGATTTTCGGCATGTGATCTGCAACTGGCCATGATGAAGATTTTTGCATTGTTTCTTGTGTCTTTTGTCCCGTTGATACTTGTGGAACTTCACGCTTTTCAGATTGTGGTATCGTACTCTGATGTTCTACAAGTAGTTCCTCACCATTTAATCCAACCGCATCTGCGTATTGTTTAATGAATGCACGCGCATAAAAAGCTCCTGG includes:
- a CDS encoding helix-turn-helix domain-containing protein, translating into MTELGQKLKEAREAKGLSIDQLHEITKIQKRHLVAIEEGNYDVLPGAFYARAFIKQYADAVGLNGEELLVEHQSTIPQSEKREVPQVSTGQKTQETMQKSSSWPVADHMPKILVALLVIAVGVVIWFVFQALTGKDDEKVPSAQSEKIEVQKAKDSPLDTKKDEAKAEEPKKEEPKKEEPKKEEQPAPPTGQQEVKVVGTTGKVSTLEIHNNKTLELEIIAKGTSYVDVKDDAGNEILNTTVQGGQTEKRDVSTLKEVRLNIGNATNVEVKLNGQVVAFPLDPEKELHQRLVIKNQGIEQPAQ
- the pgsA gene encoding CDP-diacylglycerol--glycerol-3-phosphate 3-phosphatidyltransferase, with protein sequence MNLPNKITISRIFLIPIFMVIMLAPFDWGSYKIGDVDLPIQHLVGALIFIIASATDWIDGHYARKYNLVTNLGKFLDPLADKLLVSAALITLVEMQYVPAWIVIVIISREFAVTGLRLVLAGTGEVVAANQLGKIKTWTQIIAIAAYLLHDVPLNLIHIPVADIFIWIALIFTVISGWDYFWKNRAAFVNSK